A part of Gemmatimonas groenlandica genomic DNA contains:
- a CDS encoding glycosyltransferase: MNPRVSIIVPIKNKVTFLSRALTSVSLACAEHGAAEIVLIENGSTDGSRELAQSFEGTASVLYSSASTISAVRNAGARHAQGDLLVFLDSDIVVPTNYLAMVEVVIGSTPADAVGYPVRPPDDGTWVEWQWYLLNVAERSGVTHFINSGSIAVTRQAFERISGFPEDFETGEDYEFCRRLVSTGYQIHRDERLSVVHLDNPKTIAAFFRKEVWYGLGMLKASGEKAMNRPTLMTLAHILLLLICIASALVNRFLLTFILLNAVPVATLVYRLRIGGRVGNGLQQLLLLHVFYCARIVGLVRGLRRR; the protein is encoded by the coding sequence ATGAACCCGCGTGTCTCCATTATCGTCCCGATCAAGAATAAAGTCACGTTCCTCTCGCGTGCACTCACGTCAGTGAGTTTAGCCTGTGCAGAGCACGGCGCCGCTGAGATTGTCTTGATTGAGAATGGATCGACGGACGGCAGCAGGGAGTTGGCGCAATCGTTCGAGGGAACGGCGAGTGTCCTTTACTCAAGCGCCTCGACCATCTCGGCTGTTCGGAATGCTGGAGCGCGTCACGCTCAGGGCGACCTGCTAGTTTTTCTTGATTCGGACATCGTTGTTCCGACGAACTACTTGGCGATGGTAGAAGTCGTTATCGGAAGCACGCCAGCTGATGCCGTCGGTTATCCCGTCCGTCCACCTGATGACGGGACCTGGGTGGAGTGGCAGTGGTACCTGCTCAATGTCGCCGAGCGCTCGGGCGTCACGCACTTCATAAACTCTGGCAGCATCGCCGTGACCCGCCAGGCTTTCGAGAGAATAAGCGGCTTTCCAGAGGATTTCGAGACTGGTGAGGACTATGAGTTTTGCAGACGACTTGTGTCAACCGGTTATCAAATCCATCGGGACGAGCGACTATCCGTTGTTCACTTGGATAACCCCAAGACTATCGCAGCGTTCTTTAGAAAGGAGGTGTGGTACGGCCTTGGCATGCTAAAGGCGAGCGGGGAGAAGGCCATGAATAGACCGACCCTCATGACTCTAGCTCACATCCTTCTTCTACTGATATGCATCGCGAGCGCACTAGTGAATCGGTTCTTGCTAACTTTCATTTTGCTCAATGCTGTTCCAGTGGCGACACTCGTATATCGGCTGCGAATCGGCGGGCGCGTTGGAAATGGGCTTCAGCAACTTCTCCTTCTACATGTATTCTACTGCGCGCGGATTGTCGGACTGGTGCGCGGGCTTCGCCGTCGTTGA
- a CDS encoding glycosyltransferase family 4 protein has protein sequence MKTPETIPHSLALVLDASGNSGPLRQQKALLKSFAAAGVRCIYIRGVRATLRDPDTTNELHDAAVRTGSVTDGYRGIFNAISELSNLMSANDCQIMQTHGSRAALLAFGVRWLFRRKVRWIAFFHGLTYESWRVRLLDRLAIVAMHSADQVVVVAEAQRNIFARKNDVQHVPNAVLDTVSVESRSDDREGLVFIGRLSPEKNIYGLLKAMSQLPPEGRSNLRIYGDGPESRSLAGWIDEMGLKEHVQFMGTSTDVRTILMRARAVVLPSLSEGMPNILLEAVAARCRVVATPVGDVPRIMNEHSGIGTLASGTQERDIAAAISAELTGERESIEMREAIELLRTFSLENRVRLLSEIYLKTLRPEQASR, from the coding sequence GTGAAGACTCCTGAGACCATCCCACATTCGCTCGCCCTTGTCTTAGATGCGTCCGGTAACAGCGGGCCACTGCGGCAGCAGAAGGCGTTGCTCAAATCGTTCGCTGCTGCGGGCGTACGCTGTATTTACATTCGAGGCGTTCGCGCAACTTTGCGGGATCCAGACACCACGAATGAACTCCACGATGCGGCCGTCAGAACAGGGAGCGTCACCGACGGGTACCGGGGAATATTCAACGCGATTAGTGAACTCTCGAACCTGATGTCAGCGAATGATTGCCAGATCATGCAGACGCACGGAAGTCGAGCTGCTCTGCTAGCGTTCGGCGTTCGGTGGCTCTTTCGAAGGAAAGTTAGATGGATCGCGTTCTTTCACGGCCTAACCTACGAGTCATGGCGAGTTCGACTGCTCGACAGGTTGGCCATTGTCGCGATGCACTCGGCTGATCAGGTTGTTGTGGTGGCAGAGGCGCAAAGGAACATCTTCGCGCGTAAGAACGATGTGCAGCATGTTCCAAATGCCGTTTTAGATACCGTTTCGGTCGAGTCAAGGAGTGACGATCGGGAGGGTCTTGTGTTCATCGGCCGGCTAAGCCCGGAGAAGAACATTTACGGCCTCTTGAAGGCGATGTCGCAGCTGCCACCGGAAGGCCGCAGCAATTTGCGGATCTATGGTGACGGTCCGGAATCCCGCTCGCTCGCCGGCTGGATAGACGAAATGGGTCTGAAGGAGCATGTCCAGTTTATGGGCACGTCAACGGACGTTCGCACGATCCTGATGCGCGCTCGGGCCGTGGTATTGCCTAGCCTTAGCGAAGGAATGCCCAATATTCTGCTTGAGGCAGTCGCCGCGCGCTGTCGAGTAGTCGCAACGCCGGTGGGAGATGTCCCAAGGATTATGAATGAGCACAGCGGAATCGGCACCTTGGCGAGCGGTACTCAGGAGCGAGACATCGCGGCGGCCATCTCAGCTGAACTGACAGGTGAGCGAGAGTCTATCGAAATGCGCGAAGCAATCGAATTACTTCGCACGTTTTCGCTCGAGAATAGGGTTCGCCTATTGAGCGAGATCTACCTAAAGACTCTCCGACCAGAGCAAGCCTCGCGCTAA
- a CDS encoding glycosyltransferase: MRVALLSESSALGGAERMLMLLARGLRSRGAEVAVVGPPGASWLQSSAMASDIEFIPVHFRPGHVLAGSRLLRRSMKNFAPDLVHAHMFGMGLLAALANVPAVSPLVITLHGGGGELVGWKRRLALSYAMLAADNVVAVSEALRDELQRQVPFQPREIRVIYNGVPQSQTLSDGAADAYAALVAKGKSVVAVGNHLPVKGHLVLINAMARCKNRDWHLSIAGRRTEHTDDLLREIQKFGLADRVSLLGSIPEPMSLLRTADLFVMPSHSEAMPMALLEAMSAGVPCVATRVGGIPEALDGLGTLVPPNNPVELSIAIDRALSRPEDENRSAGVALVTRVRTKFGVDLMSEAYELLFNETLSKSR; encoded by the coding sequence ATGCGAGTAGCACTCTTGTCCGAGTCCAGCGCACTTGGCGGTGCGGAAAGAATGTTGATGCTTCTCGCTCGCGGCCTGCGTTCGCGAGGCGCGGAGGTCGCGGTAGTGGGCCCGCCCGGAGCATCGTGGCTCCAGAGTTCCGCGATGGCTTCGGATATCGAATTCATTCCGGTTCATTTTCGCCCGGGGCACGTTCTAGCCGGCTCACGACTGCTCCGCCGGTCTATGAAGAACTTTGCTCCCGACCTCGTTCATGCACACATGTTCGGCATGGGACTGCTGGCTGCTCTAGCAAACGTCCCCGCAGTATCTCCTCTAGTTATCACGCTGCACGGTGGTGGCGGCGAGCTAGTTGGGTGGAAGCGTCGACTCGCACTTTCGTACGCAATGCTGGCAGCGGATAACGTAGTCGCCGTGTCAGAGGCGCTCCGAGATGAGTTGCAGCGGCAAGTGCCTTTCCAACCACGAGAGATTCGCGTCATATATAACGGTGTACCGCAAAGTCAAACTCTCTCAGATGGAGCAGCCGACGCTTACGCTGCATTAGTAGCTAAAGGAAAATCGGTCGTCGCCGTTGGCAACCATCTTCCCGTGAAGGGCCACCTAGTTCTTATCAACGCCATGGCGCGTTGTAAGAATAGAGATTGGCATCTTTCTATTGCCGGCCGGAGGACGGAGCACACCGATGATCTGCTTCGGGAGATACAGAAGTTTGGATTAGCCGATCGGGTTTCGCTCCTCGGGTCGATACCCGAGCCAATGTCTCTTCTGCGGACTGCGGATCTTTTTGTGATGCCATCCCACAGCGAGGCAATGCCGATGGCACTACTGGAGGCGATGTCCGCTGGAGTTCCGTGCGTGGCGACTAGGGTTGGCGGAATTCCTGAAGCGCTTGATGGATTGGGAACGCTCGTACCACCAAACAATCCAGTTGAACTATCGATCGCTATCGACCGAGCGCTTTCTCGACCGGAAGATGAGAATCGATCCGCGGGCGTAGCGCTCGTGACAAGGGTGCGCACTAAATTTGGAGTAGATCTGATGTCGGAAGCATACGAGCTGCTTTTCAACGAGACGCTGTCTAAGTCCCGGTAG
- a CDS encoding oligosaccharide flippase family protein, producing the protein MTNRSLSSRIAGFGALRLFVQAVSWISTLLVLRRLGPADYGEAGFALIVSGWSAAIATQGMPQLVVADSLDDGLAAAAHQLVVRRSILVFVCVLLSSPVIAWLLGVQGSAAVLMIASLGIPIEAFRAVPYAVLQRDLKLREVGIIDATRAIAASGASVAIAYSWDGPSALIIGPLIGALLASAMSVRLTGRLQRAGSSLSTEQRKTGKRLFIESSIWMLNSNADQMIATRVLGTSAAGLLALAKTLAALPSEKLAAMIIPIGTSILASKRDDHTELRRVLVTLAEGIAIVVAIPLAVICVSGDTVIIPALGEKWRPAIGLVWILAPFYFANSVTAVLPQALSVTGNTLNSLRIRIALIAFTIPSQIVLSHFFGISGMAWGSLASMPIIFLPALRILHVSIGLRSLDFVIPILRAILVSTMVALGFHYSMLHLPHALSLAQRTVASAGVGALLTVLAFWQLRSPVIAQLMRAIVPSSLRPRGET; encoded by the coding sequence GTGACCAATAGATCACTGTCGAGTCGGATCGCCGGCTTCGGTGCGCTTAGGCTCTTCGTGCAGGCCGTCTCTTGGATCTCGACGCTTCTGGTGCTGAGGCGTCTCGGGCCCGCTGACTATGGAGAAGCTGGCTTCGCCCTCATCGTGTCGGGGTGGAGTGCAGCAATTGCGACTCAAGGTATGCCGCAGCTCGTCGTCGCTGATTCGCTCGACGACGGCCTCGCTGCAGCCGCCCACCAGTTAGTGGTGCGGCGATCCATCCTCGTGTTCGTCTGCGTGCTTCTCTCATCGCCCGTTATAGCCTGGCTGCTAGGTGTACAGGGAAGCGCGGCAGTGCTGATGATCGCCAGCCTCGGTATTCCAATCGAAGCGTTCCGTGCTGTCCCATACGCGGTGCTCCAGCGTGATCTAAAGCTGCGCGAAGTAGGCATCATCGATGCCACGCGCGCGATAGCCGCGTCCGGCGCATCCGTGGCCATTGCGTACAGTTGGGATGGGCCATCGGCTCTTATCATCGGTCCACTTATAGGTGCACTTCTCGCTTCGGCGATGTCCGTGCGATTGACCGGCCGATTGCAGCGGGCCGGTTCAAGCCTCAGCACTGAGCAGCGTAAGACGGGAAAGCGGCTCTTTATCGAGTCTTCGATCTGGATGCTGAACAGCAATGCGGATCAGATGATCGCTACTCGCGTTCTGGGTACGAGTGCGGCCGGGCTTCTCGCGCTTGCAAAGACACTCGCCGCGCTTCCATCAGAGAAATTGGCCGCGATGATCATTCCTATCGGAACTTCAATTCTTGCGTCGAAGCGAGACGACCACACAGAGCTAAGGAGGGTGCTCGTCACGCTAGCGGAGGGAATTGCGATCGTCGTTGCAATTCCGTTAGCTGTGATTTGCGTCTCTGGCGATACGGTTATCATCCCGGCGTTGGGAGAAAAGTGGAGGCCGGCGATCGGGTTAGTGTGGATTTTGGCTCCCTTCTACTTCGCAAACTCTGTCACAGCAGTGCTCCCTCAAGCGCTATCCGTGACTGGCAATACCTTGAATTCGCTACGAATTCGCATCGCCCTTATCGCGTTCACGATTCCCTCACAGATTGTTCTCTCACACTTTTTCGGTATTAGCGGAATGGCATGGGGATCACTGGCTTCGATGCCAATCATCTTTCTGCCGGCGCTCCGCATACTGCACGTCTCGATTGGGCTCCGGTCACTTGACTTTGTGATTCCGATTCTGCGGGCGATTCTAGTGAGCACCATGGTGGCACTCGGATTCCACTACTCTATGTTGCACCTTCCGCACGCTCTCTCGTTGGCTCAGCGCACGGTTGCGAGTGCGGGTGTTGGAGCACTCCTCACCGTATTGGCCTTTTGGCAGTTGCGGTCGCCCGTGATTGCGCAGCTGATGCGCGCAATCGTCCCATCCTCCCTGCGCCCTCGTGGTGAGACATGA
- the istB gene encoding IS21-like element helper ATPase IstB: MSTLAKRATPRPTMSAASGQTTLDPVVAKLTTLGLEHPALVLPELVEQAARDDLSPLAFLDLLLTSQLERKDERRITTMLKLSGLPPGKTLEAFDWGFQPKADRRQIETLATCSYLREKTNVLFLGPPGVGKRHLATALGVTAIKNGFSVAHFVLDDLMHVLKADAATPPARLRARRYFNCGLLIIDEIGFRPLDRIEANLFFRLVSTRYERGSMLLTSNKHMRDWPEIFAGDEILTTAILDCLLHHVAVVHIDGQSYRLRELGALLSPTREGARAETTRSV; this comes from the coding sequence ATGAGCACGCTCGCCAAGCGCGCCACGCCGCGCCCGACGATGTCCGCCGCCAGCGGACAGACCACACTCGATCCCGTGGTGGCCAAGCTCACCACGCTGGGGCTTGAGCATCCCGCCCTGGTGCTGCCGGAGCTCGTCGAGCAGGCGGCGCGCGACGATTTGAGTCCACTCGCCTTCCTCGATCTCCTGCTGACGAGTCAGCTCGAGCGGAAAGACGAGCGTCGGATCACGACGATGCTCAAGCTCTCGGGCTTACCACCGGGCAAGACGCTGGAAGCGTTTGATTGGGGCTTTCAGCCGAAGGCGGATCGTCGCCAGATCGAGACGCTGGCGACGTGCTCCTATCTGCGCGAGAAGACCAATGTCCTGTTTCTCGGGCCGCCGGGTGTTGGGAAACGTCACTTGGCGACGGCCCTTGGCGTCACGGCGATCAAGAACGGATTCAGTGTCGCGCACTTCGTCCTCGATGATCTGATGCACGTCCTGAAAGCCGACGCCGCGACCCCGCCCGCCCGCTTGCGGGCGCGGCGCTACTTCAACTGCGGCTTACTGATCATCGACGAAATCGGCTTCCGTCCGCTCGACCGCATCGAGGCGAATCTCTTCTTCCGACTCGTCTCGACGCGCTACGAACGCGGCTCCATGCTGCTCACGTCGAACAAACATATGCGCGACTGGCCGGAGATCTTTGCCGGTGATGAGATCCTGACGACCGCGATCCTCGACTGCCTGCTGCACCACGTCGCGGTCGTCCACATCGACGGCCAGAGCTACCGGCTCCGCGAACTCGGCGCCCTGCTCAGCCCCACCAGGGAGGGCGCGCGAGCGGAGACCACCCGCTCAGTCTGA
- a CDS encoding Mu transposase domain-containing protein encodes MRTARVDVADLFVHDWPDLPTLQAALDERSAEWHATRRCPITGSLIAEAFAHEQRLLQPVPTLHELFDCVVARRVSRDYLVSFEGRRYTVPFTWVGRTVDVRGTAQHVVVWGDGREVARHARRTAARLVIDEAHYGGASTSEVLAPTPLGRRAQQQLAATVLERFPAPSTVARPMAQYVHLLDALAGEP; translated from the coding sequence GTGCGCACCGCCCGCGTCGATGTCGCCGATCTCTTTGTGCACGACTGGCCCGACCTGCCCACGCTGCAGGCCGCGCTGGACGAGCGCAGTGCCGAGTGGCATGCGACGCGGCGCTGTCCGATCACGGGTTCGCTGATCGCGGAGGCCTTCGCGCACGAGCAGCGCCTGCTGCAGCCCGTGCCGACGCTCCATGAGCTCTTTGATTGCGTGGTAGCGCGGCGCGTGAGTCGCGACTACCTCGTGAGCTTCGAGGGACGTCGCTACACGGTGCCGTTCACCTGGGTCGGTCGCACCGTCGACGTGCGCGGCACCGCGCAGCACGTGGTCGTGTGGGGCGACGGCCGCGAGGTCGCGCGCCATGCGCGCCGCACCGCGGCGCGCCTCGTGATCGACGAGGCGCATTACGGCGGCGCGAGCACGAGCGAGGTGCTCGCGCCGACGCCGCTCGGGCGTCGCGCGCAGCAGCAGCTGGCCGCGACCGTCCTAGAGCGCTTCCCGGCGCCGTCGACCGTCGCTCGCCCGATGGCGCAGTACGTGCACCTCCTCGACGCCCTCGCGGGAGAGCCATAA
- a CDS encoding transposase yields the protein MAKTYRRFSTEFKLGVVEAYLAGEGSLKGLATKAGVDHSLVHYWLKKYHAGELSLDLLREEESVETAQHIAALERKVGQLTMEIDLLKRGLIAAPATSSGRSLIISGPTASAPDEDVA from the coding sequence ATGGCCAAGACGTACCGACGGTTCAGTACCGAGTTCAAGCTCGGGGTCGTGGAGGCGTACCTCGCGGGTGAGGGCAGCCTCAAAGGCCTCGCCACCAAGGCCGGCGTCGATCACTCGCTGGTGCACTACTGGCTGAAGAAGTATCACGCCGGCGAGCTCTCGCTCGATCTGCTGCGCGAGGAAGAGTCGGTCGAAACGGCGCAGCACATCGCCGCGCTCGAGCGGAAGGTGGGTCAGCTCACCATGGAGATCGACCTGCTAAAAAGGGGGCTCATCGCCGCCCCCGCGACGAGCAGCGGGCGGTCGTTGATCATCTCCGGGCCGACGGCCTCAGCGCCCGACGAGGATGTCGCATGA
- a CDS encoding IS3 family transposase, with the protein MIGLPRSTYYRRPREGDESASKADADLRAAIAQVQRDFPGYGYRRITRELRAGPHRANHKRVQRVTQAMLRPRRLAVDHGSSRSRTRYPVRGIPISGQRSSRRAQINSGYPTSPTCGSSGPSSFSRSYWMCSRAR; encoded by the coding sequence ATGATCGGGCTGCCGCGGAGCACCTACTACCGGCGGCCACGCGAAGGAGACGAGTCCGCGAGCAAGGCCGATGCCGACCTCCGAGCCGCCATCGCGCAGGTGCAGCGCGACTTCCCAGGGTACGGGTACCGGCGCATCACCCGCGAGCTGCGCGCCGGGCCACACCGCGCGAATCACAAGCGCGTGCAGCGCGTCACGCAAGCGATGCTCCGCCCCCGTCGGCTCGCCGTCGACCATGGGTCGTCGCGGAGCCGGACTCGGTATCCGGTTCGTGGTATCCCAATCTCCGGGCAGAGATCATCCCGACGGGCCCAAATCAACTCTGGGTATCCGACATCACCTACGTGCGGCTCGAGCGGGCCTTCGTCTTTCTCGCGGTCGTACTGGATGTGTTCTCGCGCAAGGTAA
- a CDS encoding transposase, which translates to MPTGPNQLWVSDITYVRLERAFVFLAVVLDVFSRKVIGYAIGPTLDARLPLAALDAAIESRQPPPGCVHHSDRGSQYSSGRYRERLAEAGLLGSMSRAGNPYDNAHVESFMKTLKHE; encoded by the coding sequence ATCCCGACGGGCCCAAATCAACTCTGGGTATCCGACATCACCTACGTGCGGCTCGAGCGGGCCTTCGTCTTTCTCGCGGTCGTACTGGATGTGTTCTCGCGCAAGGTAATCGGCTATGCGATTGGCCCGACACTCGACGCGCGCCTCCCCCTTGCCGCCCTGGACGCCGCGATCGAAAGTCGGCAGCCACCGCCAGGCTGCGTGCACCACTCTGACCGCGGCTCGCAATATTCGTCCGGGCGCTACCGAGAGCGGCTCGCCGAGGCAGGGCTCTTGGGCTCGATGTCACGGGCGGGTAATCCGTACGACAACGCGCACGTCGAGAGCTTCATGAAGACGCTCAAGCACGAATAG
- the istA gene encoding IS21 family transposase codes for MYSRDTLVLLQHLLDQGLGKRAIATQLGVSSRTVHHWIATGQLTRVVETPVIRTTAPRPQRLDPFKPLIHERLGSYPALSAERLFAECRAAGYVGGVTRLRDYVARVRPRAEPEPIIRFETAPGWQGQFDFAEVKLPWGKRYAVLVVLGYSRKLYVEFVPRQTALTVMQSLERAFADFGGVPSEMLFDQLKAVIVEDQRPGGGKLLENAEFGRFAAHWGFRIRACRPYRAQTKGKVERPVGYLRTSFLYGREFLGDADLADQCTRWLAEVANVRIHGTTGESPAARFLRDEQATLQPLAARPYRSMVLVAPQVEPAPTRRVPHVAVERRALAHYGALLAEEAS; via the coding sequence GTGTACAGCAGGGATACCCTCGTGTTGCTACAGCACTTGTTGGATCAGGGGCTCGGGAAGCGGGCCATCGCCACGCAGTTAGGAGTGAGCTCGCGGACGGTCCATCACTGGATCGCGACTGGGCAGCTGACGCGGGTGGTCGAGACGCCGGTGATCCGGACGACCGCACCGCGTCCGCAGCGACTGGATCCGTTTAAGCCGCTCATTCACGAGCGACTGGGGTCGTATCCGGCCCTGTCCGCAGAGCGACTGTTCGCCGAGTGTCGGGCCGCCGGGTACGTCGGCGGCGTGACACGCCTCCGCGATTATGTAGCCCGCGTCCGGCCGCGTGCGGAGCCGGAGCCGATCATTCGCTTTGAGACGGCGCCCGGATGGCAGGGGCAGTTCGATTTCGCCGAAGTGAAGTTGCCGTGGGGCAAGCGCTACGCGGTGCTCGTCGTCCTTGGCTACTCGCGCAAGTTGTACGTGGAGTTCGTGCCGCGGCAGACGGCGCTGACGGTGATGCAGAGTTTGGAGCGCGCGTTCGCGGACTTCGGTGGCGTGCCGTCGGAGATGCTGTTCGATCAGCTCAAGGCCGTCATCGTCGAGGATCAGCGTCCGGGTGGCGGGAAGCTGCTCGAAAATGCAGAGTTCGGGCGCTTCGCCGCGCACTGGGGTTTTCGCATTCGCGCATGCCGCCCGTATCGCGCACAGACCAAAGGCAAAGTCGAGCGACCGGTCGGCTACCTCCGCACCAGCTTTCTCTACGGCCGGGAGTTTCTCGGCGATGCGGACCTCGCCGATCAGTGCACGCGCTGGCTCGCGGAGGTCGCCAATGTGCGGATCCACGGGACGACCGGTGAGTCGCCGGCCGCCCGCTTCCTTCGCGACGAGCAGGCCACCCTCCAGCCGCTCGCCGCGCGACCGTATCGGTCGATGGTCTTGGTCGCCCCGCAGGTCGAGCCCGCGCCGACCCGTCGGGTGCCGCACGTCGCCGTCGAGCGACGGGCCCTCGCCCACTATGGCGCGTTGCTCGCCGAGGAGGCCTCATGA
- the istB gene encoding IS21-like element helper ATPase IstB: protein MSGGTLRDRLRTQLADCKMPGALEAVDDILRRIDAGELSAGPAMEALLGSHIALRNQRRLQTAMRCARLPTVKTLDDFDFTFQPSVKRDQLESLHTLQFLERKENVVFLGPPGVGKTHLAISLAVIAAERGRRVYYATLADLITWLEDAQQAGHLTRRLRTLVSPSLMVVDEIGYLPISRTGAQLFFQLMSRRYEHASTVLTSNKSFEEWGDVFGDEVMAAALIDRLVHHCHIVNIRGNSYRMREHRALASRLATPASPEPSGAPVRGRAPRRQEG, encoded by the coding sequence ATGAGCGGCGGCACGCTGCGCGACCGACTTCGCACCCAGCTGGCCGACTGCAAGATGCCCGGCGCCCTGGAAGCGGTGGATGACATCCTGCGCCGCATTGATGCCGGCGAGTTGAGCGCCGGTCCCGCGATGGAAGCGCTGCTCGGCAGTCACATTGCGCTCCGCAATCAGCGCCGCCTCCAGACGGCGATGCGCTGTGCGCGATTGCCGACGGTGAAGACGCTCGACGATTTCGACTTCACGTTTCAGCCGTCGGTGAAACGCGATCAGCTCGAGAGTCTCCACACGCTGCAGTTCCTCGAGCGCAAAGAAAATGTCGTGTTTCTCGGGCCGCCCGGTGTCGGGAAGACGCACTTGGCGATCAGTCTGGCGGTGATCGCGGCGGAGCGCGGACGACGCGTCTACTATGCGACGCTGGCGGACTTAATCACGTGGCTCGAAGACGCGCAGCAGGCCGGCCATCTCACGCGACGGCTGCGCACCCTTGTGTCGCCGAGCCTCATGGTCGTCGACGAAATCGGCTACCTGCCGATCTCGCGCACGGGCGCCCAGTTGTTCTTCCAGCTCATGAGTCGACGCTACGAACACGCGTCAACCGTGCTCACCAGCAACAAATCCTTCGAGGAGTGGGGCGACGTCTTCGGGGACGAGGTCATGGCCGCCGCGCTCATTGATCGCCTAGTCCACCACTGCCACATCGTCAACATCCGCGGCAACAGCTACCGCATGCGCGAACATCGCGCGCTCGCCTCACGCTTGGCCACGCCGGCCTCGCCGGAACCCTCCGGCGCCCCGGTTCGTGGTCGCGCCCCCCGACGCCAGGAGGGCTGA
- a CDS encoding glycosyltransferase family 4 protein: MRTIQTRSLKRQRLRVLYVEAALGYGGSGKSLVELVRSIPDIDARILAGFPIADFVTEADSVEVEVNPALVRLRDASAGRLISYVDLLCYTARWIRAIKRSARRHRADIVHANNGIALNLAAIIACRSLGVPLVVHQRGWEERTQRFSLARTLLGRARVIAISEAIADDLSTLGIAHESVSQIYDVVIPPLKPFEDSPRAPGPWRVAMHGVLNRWKGHDTFLSAAALLNARRPGEFLFRIAGMPLSGDDEYGRFLHSRARELNVEQIVHFDGFVRDIYEWLSSVDISVHASTHAEPLGRVIVEAQLAGRPVIAARGGGANELVESGVTGLMFEPGSATELANAIERLASDAHLRKQLAASAEELTRSRFDQVRLAASVRRVYDEIIPSRDTLAD; the protein is encoded by the coding sequence ATGAGAACGATCCAAACTCGATCGCTTAAGCGACAGAGACTCCGCGTGCTTTATGTAGAGGCCGCACTAGGATATGGCGGCTCTGGAAAGAGTCTGGTGGAATTGGTCCGGTCGATACCCGACATAGACGCCCGCATTCTCGCGGGATTTCCGATCGCGGATTTTGTCACCGAGGCCGATTCTGTCGAGGTTGAGGTGAATCCCGCACTAGTTCGGTTGCGAGATGCATCGGCCGGTCGGCTTATTTCCTACGTCGATCTCTTGTGCTATACGGCGCGATGGATTCGAGCCATCAAGCGTTCAGCGCGTCGGCATCGCGCCGACATCGTGCACGCAAACAACGGCATAGCTTTAAACTTGGCTGCCATTATCGCGTGCCGGAGTCTTGGCGTCCCATTAGTCGTGCACCAGCGTGGATGGGAAGAGCGGACTCAACGCTTTTCGCTTGCACGGACGCTCCTCGGCAGAGCCCGCGTGATCGCGATATCAGAGGCAATCGCAGATGATCTGTCCACTCTTGGAATCGCCCATGAAAGCGTGTCTCAGATCTACGACGTTGTCATTCCTCCGTTGAAACCGTTCGAGGATTCGCCCAGAGCACCCGGCCCTTGGAGGGTCGCAATGCATGGAGTACTCAATCGCTGGAAAGGCCACGATACATTCCTCTCAGCAGCAGCTTTACTAAACGCGCGGCGTCCTGGCGAGTTTCTTTTTCGTATCGCGGGCATGCCCCTTAGCGGCGACGACGAGTATGGGCGATTTCTTCACTCAAGGGCACGAGAGCTTAATGTCGAACAGATCGTGCACTTTGATGGATTCGTACGCGACATATATGAGTGGCTCAGCAGCGTTGACATAAGCGTGCATGCGTCGACGCACGCTGAACCTTTAGGGCGAGTAATAGTGGAGGCACAGCTCGCTGGCAGGCCAGTTATCGCAGCGCGCGGGGGTGGGGCCAACGAACTTGTGGAGTCCGGCGTCACAGGACTGATGTTTGAGCCTGGCTCCGCGACGGAGCTGGCAAACGCAATCGAACGGCTCGCCTCAGACGCTCACTTGCGGAAGCAATTGGCTGCAAGCGCGGAAGAACTGACGAGGAGCCGCTTCGACCAGGTTCGCCTCGCTGCAAGTGTGCGCCGAGTTTATGACGAGATCATTCCGTCCCGAGATACGCTAGCCGACTAA